The genomic region TTGGAAACTCAGATTGAATCGATTAGAAAGAATTGAATTTTAAAAGGAAAGCTTGCGAGTAGAGGGACTCGAACCCCCACACATTACTGCACCAGAACCTAAATCTGGCGTGTCTACCAATTCCACCATACTCGCGTGGTCTTTCCAATGTTTGTGAATGTTTCTTAGAGTCAAGCGGTTTCGTTGGAAAGTGTTTTCAAAATGGGACAACTCGGTCGATCGTCTCCGTGACAATGTTTGGCGAGATGTTTGAGAGTGGCCGCCATATCTTGCAGTTCTACGATCTTATTCTCCAGCGTTTTGAGATGAGAAAGCGCCAGCTGTTTTACGTCCGCGCTTGCGCGGCTTTTGTTTTTCCAGAGACCGACTAACTTCTTGATTTCGGAAAGTCCGAAACCCATTCCCCTCGCCCGCTTTACGAACTTGAGAATATGCACGTCGTCCGTAGAATACGTTCTGTAACCTGAATCCGTTCTTCTCGCCTTTGGAATCAAACCGATCGATTCGTAATGACGAATCTGTTTTGCGCTGACTCCCGATTCTTTGGAAACGTCTCCGATATTCATAATCCCTCGCATTTTTTAGTTAGACACGCGCACTGCGATCCTAATCGGGAAAGTAAATTTTATACGTCCTACGAGCAATTCTAAACCTTCCCTTAATGAGAAGGTCAAAGCGCGGATCGCGAAAAAATTGAATGCGAAACGAAAAAAATCGCAACCGGCTATTGACCTTACCCTCGTGGGAAGGTTTACGCTGAATCCTAAGACCGGTTTTGAAAACCGTCTCAGGAGAATCTTATGATGGAATTTCAAGTGGAGAATATGACCTGTGGAAGTTGTGCGAACGTGATTTCCAAATCGATCCAAACGATCGACCCGAACGTTCAAATCAACGTGGATATCGCAAAACAAATCGTTCGTGTCGAAAGCGGACGTTCCGAAAAGGAACTCGCAAACCTCATCGAAGAATGCGGCTACCCCGTTTCTAAAAGTACGATCGTTTCGTAAAAAAGGAGAATCAAACGATGAAACATTCGCAACAAAAATCTAAGAATCGGGCCGTTGTTCAAAAGACGGCTTTTTCGAAAGCGGAAGTCGCAAAACTCGTACTTTCCGTTTTGCTTATATTCGCAAGTTATGGTTTACTCGCGCACGGAGAACACGAGGTCGGTCCCAACGGAGGAACGATTCGTATGCCGGGAGGTTTTCATACCGAGCTGGTTCTTTTAAAGGAAGGTCTTAAAGTTTTTCTTTTGGATATCGAATTCAAAAATCCGTCCACCAAAAACGGTAAACTACAAGCGAAGATCGTCCAAGGGAAAACCGAACAGAAATTGGAATGCCAGGCGCATCCCGATCATTTTTTCTGTCCCGTTTCCAAAATTCCTACTTCGGGTAAAATCGTTTTGAAAGCGACCCGCGAAAAGATGGAAGGAATCGACGCGGTTTACGATTTGCCGATCTCTCAAAAATGAATTCTTCGTTTCCGCGTTTCCGTCGAAGCGCGGAGACCCGGATCGAAACGTGAAAATGCCTCGCGCAATAAAAAATTCTAACGTAACTTATCGAACAAATCCGAATAAAATCCGGCGAGTTCCAAATCCTCTTTGCGTGTGATCTTTAAATTGAAAGGATGCGATTCCACGATCGCCGATTTTTTTCCGGCGGACAAGGCCCAGGAACAAAGATCGGTCGGCATCGAATCCGAAGAAACAAAGGACAACAATTCTTTTAAAACATCGCCCCGGATTCCCTGAGGAGTTTTCATAAACCAGATATGTTCCCGATCCAACAAGGAAGCGGTTTGTCCATTCAATTCTTCTAATACGGTTTCGGAGGTTCGAGAAGCGAGCGTCGCGATTCCGTTTTTACGAACGCTGTCGCATAACAAATCCAATTCTTTTGCGAGAACAAAAGGTCGGGCCGCGTCGTGAACCAAAATGATATCTTCGCTCGCGATGGAAAGCGCGGACAAACCCTTCAACATCGATCCGTGTCTTGTGTCGCCGCCTTCCACGATGAGATCGTCTTCAAGAAGATGCGACGCGCAGACGGATTCGGTTTTTGGAATGGAGTCGGCGTGGGAAACGAGAACGATCCGTTTCTGCATTCCCCATTCTTGAAAACGTTTGAGTGTGTGAAGTAGAATGGGCTCGTTTCCGAATTCCAAAAACTGTTTCGGAATCTCCGAACCCATTCTCGTGCCGGTTCCTCCAGCGAGAATCAAAACGTAAATTTTCTCAGAGAGAAACAGCGACTTCATTCTGAAAGATTTGTTCCAAGTTCTGACGTTTGCGAATCAGTCGAAAACTTCCGTCCAAATCCACAAGAACCTCGGCCGTTTCGGGAAAAGAGTTGTAGTTCTTTGTGGACATGGAGGAACAATAAGCCCCCGCGCCCTCCATTACAACATAATCTCCTAATTTAGCTTCTCCTGATATTCTTGTGATCGGTCCGCCGCCTTCCGCTTGCGTAAACAAATCGCCGCTTTCGCAACAATGTCCCACGTAAACGTATTCCGCGGTTTTTCCCGAATGGGTTCCCTCTTTCGAAACGACGACTAACGGATGTCTTGCTGCGTATAAGGAAGGTCTTGTGTTCACGTCCATTCCCGCGTCGATTTTTACGAACGTATAACCGCCGTTAGGCCCCGTCGTCACGACGTCGTCCACGGTGGTGAGAATGGATCCGTTGTTCACCATCATAAAAGAACCGGGTTCGATTTCCATGTGAAGTTTCGTTCCGTGTTTCTTCGCGTATTCCTGAAAGAGTTCGACCACGGGCGCGCCGATCGTCTGGAAGTCGGTGGTTTTTTCGTCTTCCATTCTCCCCACCTTAAATCCTCCGCCTAAGTTGAGAATTCTACATTCGGAAAACTGCGCGGCGATGTCCAAGGAAACCTGCGCGACCACTTTCCAAACCGCCGGATCGCTTCCCGATCCGATATGAGTATGAACCTTAAAAATCTTAAGATCGTATTTTTTCGCGATCTCTTTCACCTTGTCTATGTCTTCGTGCCAAACTCCGAAGGAGGAAGTTTTTCCTCCCACATCGGTCTTCTTCGTTTGTCCCGAACCGAGCCCGGGATTAAAACGAACGCTGACTTCCTTGCCCGGAAATAATTTTCCGAACGCTTCCAACTGACGCAAAGAACAGGCGTTGAAGATCATTCCCTTCTCCACGAGCTCCTTTAGGTTTTTTGCGAGCTCTTGCGAAGTGAGCATGATCTGTTCGGGTTTGAATCCGTAGTGAATGGCCCTTTGCGCTTCGTATTCGGAACTCGCGTCGATCTGAATTCCTTTGCGTTTCATGATTTCAAGAATGGTTCTGTTCGGATTGGCTTTCATCGCGTAACGGACGGTCAGACCGAATGCGTTCGGAAACGCGAGAGCGGTGTCGCAACTTTTTTCGATTCTTTCCCGAGAATAAACAAAAACCGGGGTTCCAAATTGTTGTGCGATCGATCGCACTTGGGATTCAGTCAAAAATTTTAATTTTTCTATTGATTGCATAGTGAAACGGGCATTTCTAAATGGTTTTAGAACAGGCTCCGTCGGTGTCCCGTTTTTTTAAAGGCATTTTCATTTTATGGCTGGCAAAATCACTCATCTCGAAGTCCTTTCTCAGGTTTGTAAACATCTGGATCACGGAACCGCAGAGCAAAGAAAAATCGCCGGACTCATGCGCGCCGAATCCAATCGAAAGTTCGCGAACATAGGCGCGATCGCTCCCGATATATTTTATTTTTATCATATTCTTTCCCCTCGTAAAACGAAGAAGGCTACGGTCTGGGGAGACATGAGTCATCACAACGGAGTCGCCGAACTCGTGTTGAGTTTTTTGGATTTGATTCTTCAGACCGAAGAGGGAATTCACAGAGATCGTTACATCGCGTTCACTCTCGGTTATATCTGTCATTGCGCCGTGGACATCGTCACACATCCTTATATCTTCTACATCTCCGGAGATTTTTACAACAAGGACAAAAAGATCAGCAGTCTCGCTCAATACAATCATATGAGAGTGGAGAACGCGCTCGACTCCTGGCTTTTGGATTACCGTTGGGGAATGACTCCGAAAGAATACGACTTCGTTCATCACGTCGACGCGATCTTCAAATCGGATAAAAAAACCTGGAAGATGGATCCCATGCTCTGGCACTTTTGGCTCAGAGGCCTCAAGTCCACGTTCACGGAAGAATTCAAAAAACATTATATAGGTTCCGAGGACAAGATCATTCCCGGAGATTTGTTAAACGAATCCTTTTTGGGTTATCTCGAATTTCATCGCGTTCTCGATTCGAGAAGCAAGTGGATGCGCGGCGCCTTAAAACTTCTCGACAACATCACGTTTCACAAAGTGCGTTCCTCCGTGTTGATGCTTCCTCTCAAGGAACATATCGACAAACGGATCATGAACGAGGAACACAAGAAGTGGAATTACCCCGCGGATCCTTCGATCGTTCGGGAGGATTCTTTCGTGGAACTCATCAATCGTTCCGCGCAGAACGGAAAAGACGCGTTGACGCACGCTTGGAATTATCTGGAAAACAAAATGTCCCGATCGGCGTTCTTAAAAGAATACCAGGGATACAATTTGGACACGGGGCTCCGCTTTCAAGGAGTCGACAGCATGAAGGAATTTTCACCGATAGAAGAAGTTTAATCGATTATGAAACACGAACCAGTCAGTTATCTTTTCCGATTTTTTGTGATCCTTTTCCGGGACAAAATTCTCCAGAGAATTTTAAACTCTCCCGATCCGTTGAAACAACTAACGAAAGTCTGCGCGGGACTTTTGTTTTTGAACGGATTTCTGTTCGTATTCTCCGTAAAGGATTTATGGAGAGTTCCCGATTCGAACCAATACGAAAAACCTTCCGTGCTTTACGGACTGAACGATAAAAACGAATACGAACCGATCGCCGAATTCTATCGATTCTCCCGTGTCGTATTAAACATAAAAGAACTTCCGCCCGAAGAAGACGGCAAACCGAACAAGCTGATCCGCAGTTTCGTTTCGACCGAAGACAATAATTTTTATTCTCATTGGGGATTGGATCTGCGCGGAATCTTTCGCGCGTTTATGGTCAACCTT from Leptospira kmetyi serovar Malaysia str. Bejo-Iso9 harbors:
- the cueR gene encoding Cu(I)-responsive transcriptional regulator; its protein translation is MNIGDVSKESGVSAKQIRHYESIGLIPKARRTDSGYRTYSTDDVHILKFVKRARGMGFGLSEIKKLVGLWKNKSRASADVKQLALSHLKTLENKIVELQDMAATLKHLAKHCHGDDRPSCPILKTLSNETA
- a CDS encoding heavy-metal-associated domain-containing protein; this translates as MMEFQVENMTCGSCANVISKSIQTIDPNVQINVDIAKQIVRVESGRSEKELANLIEECGYPVSKSTIVS
- a CDS encoding IspD/TarI family cytidylyltransferase: MKSLFLSEKIYVLILAGGTGTRMGSEIPKQFLEFGNEPILLHTLKRFQEWGMQKRIVLVSHADSIPKTESVCASHLLEDDLIVEGGDTRHGSMLKGLSALSIASEDIILVHDAARPFVLAKELDLLCDSVRKNGIATLASRTSETVLEELNGQTASLLDREHIWFMKTPQGIRGDVLKELLSFVSSDSMPTDLCSWALSAGKKSAIVESHPFNLKITRKEDLELAGFYSDLFDKLR
- a CDS encoding diaminopimelate decarboxylase yields the protein MQSIEKLKFLTESQVRSIAQQFGTPVFVYSRERIEKSCDTALAFPNAFGLTVRYAMKANPNRTILEIMKRKGIQIDASSEYEAQRAIHYGFKPEQIMLTSQELAKNLKELVEKGMIFNACSLRQLEAFGKLFPGKEVSVRFNPGLGSGQTKKTDVGGKTSSFGVWHEDIDKVKEIAKKYDLKIFKVHTHIGSGSDPAVWKVVAQVSLDIAAQFSECRILNLGGGFKVGRMEDEKTTDFQTIGAPVVELFQEYAKKHGTKLHMEIEPGSFMMVNNGSILTTVDDVVTTGPNGGYTFVKIDAGMDVNTRPSLYAARHPLVVVSKEGTHSGKTAEYVYVGHCCESGDLFTQAEGGGPITRISGEAKLGDYVVMEGAGAYCSSMSTKNYNSFPETAEVLVDLDGSFRLIRKRQNLEQIFQNEVAVSL
- a CDS encoding zinc dependent phospholipase C family protein, producing the protein MAGKITHLEVLSQVCKHLDHGTAEQRKIAGLMRAESNRKFANIGAIAPDIFYFYHILSPRKTKKATVWGDMSHHNGVAELVLSFLDLILQTEEGIHRDRYIAFTLGYICHCAVDIVTHPYIFYISGDFYNKDKKISSLAQYNHMRVENALDSWLLDYRWGMTPKEYDFVHHVDAIFKSDKKTWKMDPMLWHFWLRGLKSTFTEEFKKHYIGSEDKIIPGDLLNESFLGYLEFHRVLDSRSKWMRGALKLLDNITFHKVRSSVLMLPLKEHIDKRIMNEEHKKWNYPADPSIVREDSFVELINRSAQNGKDALTHAWNYLENKMSRSAFLKEYQGYNLDTGLRFQGVDSMKEFSPIEEV